The following proteins are encoded in a genomic region of Trypanosoma brucei gambiense DAL972 chromosome 8, complete sequence:
- a CDS encoding expression site-associated gene 10 (ESAG10) protein, putative, which yields MTTSPNACQDQPPQHSAPQAHEAECTTHKLSAEETMDARPVHPDARALFRKLPCVWSIPVLGTAVEAFGPKFVFALGFCELFGKGIADNIIRSSLFPMFTYTFGADAKLYQLMGGMSSLGYAVKPFAAMFSDLFALFGYTKRWYLALSCVVGSTLAIVYGSLPGELSYVPVAGFLVFVITFTVANLDILTQGHYSRLIRRVPLAGPSLVSWVWWCLLVGSLVASSIVGPLTDKRLQRVAVFISAGMQLVPTIFFILNWYGERRNREERAYDLKIIREKQLEHEADAVRLQGSEATSGSLDNPSDTEEVGEGGARILPCCCGAFEVNREVFARNKKVVFYCMLLTLGAIGMVLVTVLGTRLQLLITSVVASFTLCGLGFVALPLVIAKANMFTFISRVAYIQLRGAMDNVFMATPDCFPGGPNFSYFYYNTVGNVIGTMGGVIGVTLFRYVFSKRSYRLTFIVTTLIEIVSSIFDIIIVERWNRPYVSDHVVFVLGDQIIQQVCYMMHFMPTVMLISRLCPRGSESMVYAVLAGCAHFGRSVSNTLGWLLMEYVWNVQSDITVGPCDFSNVKWLLLLGHFGTPLISIPLVFLLIPAARICDVLDENGKAITKKAEDVHAPSNDSPRRREPTAN from the coding sequence ATGACCACGTCACCGAACGCATGCCAGGACCAACCGCCTCAACATTCCGCACCCCAAGCTCACGAAGCTGAGTGTACAACTCACAAACTCTCTGCAGAGGAAACAATGGATGCTCGTCCTGTACACCCTGACGCAAGGGCCTTGTTCCGAAAGCTGCCATGCGTGTGGAGCATTCCCGTACTCGGCACTGCTGTGGAAGCGTTCGGACCGAAGTTTGTTTTCGCCCTTGGTTTCTGCGAGCTCTTCGGCAAAGGAATTGCTGACAACATCATTCGATCCTCACTTTTTCCAATGTTTACCTACACCTTTGGTGCTGATGCAAAACTTTACCAACTGATGGGTGGTATGTCGTCGTTGGGTTACGCAGTGAAACCGTTTGCAGCTATGTTCAGTGACCTCTTTGCGTTATTTGGGTACACCAAGCGGTGGTACCTCGCTCTATCCTGTGTGGTGGGTTCCACCCTCGCTATTGTGTACGGTTCACTGCCTGGAGAGTTGTCGTATGTACCGGTGGCTGGcttccttgtttttgtcATTACCTTCACTGTTGCTAACCTTGATATCCTCACACAAGGGCATTACAGTCGCTTGATTCGCCGCGTCCCATTGGCGGGCCCATCGCTTGTGAGTTGGGTTTGGTGGTGCCTTTTGGTTGGCTCTCTTGTTGCGTCCTCCATTGTAGGGCCACTTACCGATAAGAGGTTGCAGCGAGTGGCTGTGTTTATCTCTGCTGGGATGCAGTTGGTGCCGACGATATTCTTCATACTGAATTGGTATGGTGAACGGAGGAACCGAGAGGAACGTGCGTACGACCTGAAGATTATTCGCGAAAAGCAGCTGGAGCATGAAGCCGACGCCGTGAGGTTACAGGGGAGCGAAGCAACAAGTGGCTCACTGGACAATCCATCGGATACCGAGGAAGTGGGTGAGGGCGGCGCACGGATACTACCTTGTTGCTGTGGTGCCTTTGAAGTGAATCGAGAAGTGTTTGCTCGCAACAAGAAGGTTGTGTTTTACTGCATGCTTCTCACACTTGGCGCCATCGGTATGGTTCTCGTGACAGTCCTTGGCACAAGGTTGCAGCTGCTAATAACCAGTGTTGTGGCGTCATTTACACTCTGCGGTCTCGGTTTCGTTGCTCTTCCACTTGTGATCGCGAAGGCAAATATGTTCACATTCATCTCGAGGGTCGCGTACATCCAACTTCGTGGCGCAATGGACAATGTCTTCATGGCGACCCCCGATTGTTTCCCTGGTGGTCCTAACTTTTCATACTTTTACTACAACACTGTGGGTAACGTGATTGGGACTATGGGTGGTGTTATTGGTGTGACGTTATTCAGATACGTATTCTCAAAGCGCAGCTATCGCCTAACATTCATCGTAACAACTTTGATTGAGATAGTTTCGAGTATCTTTGATATAATCATTGTGGAGCGATGGAACCGTCCGTATGTTAGCGATCACGTTGTATTCGTTCTTGGTGACCAAATTATACAGCAGGTGTGCTACATGATGCACTTCATGCCAACTGTAATGCTCATTTCGAGGCTCTGTCCCCGTGGGTCTGAAAGTATGGTGTATGCGGTACTTGCAGGATGTGCGCATTTTGGCCGTTCCGTTTCCAACACACTTGGATGGCTTTTGATGGAATACGTATGGAATGTGCAATCAGACATTACGGTGGGTCCATGCGACTTCAGTAATGTGAAGTGGCTTCTGCTTCTTGGTCACTTTGGCACTCCACTCATCAGCATTCCTCTTGTGTTTTTACTGATACCTGCGGCACGTATATGTGACGTTCTTGACGAAAACGGCAAAGCTATTACAAAGAAGGCGGAGGATGTTCATGCCCCCTCTAATGATTCTCCCAGACGGCGGGAACCCACAGCCAATTAG
- a CDS encoding expression site-associated gene 10 (ESAG10) protein, putative — MTTSPNACQDQPPQHSAPQAHEAECTTHKLSAEETMDARPVHPDARALFRKLPCVWSIPVFGTAVEAFGPRCVLALGLSELFGKGIADNIIRTTLFPMFTYTFGADAKLYQRMSSLVTFGYAVKPFAAMFSDLFALFGYTKRWYLALSCVVGSTLAIVYGSLPGELSYVPVAGILVFVTSFTKANLDILTQGHYSRLIRRVPLAGPSLVSWVWWCVLTGSLVASSIVGPLTDKRLQRVAVFISAGMQLVPTIFFILNWYGERRNREERAYDLKIIREEQLEHEADAVRLQGSEATSGSLDNPSDTEEVGEGGARILPCCCGAFEVNREVFARNKKVVFYCMLLTLGAIGMVLVTVLGTRLQLLITSVVASFTLCGLGFVALPLVIAKANMFTFISRVAYIQLPGAIDNVFMATPDCFPGGPNFSYFYYSTVGNMIGAMGGVIGVTLFRYVFSKRSYRLTFIVTTLIEIVSSIFDIIIVERWNRPYVSDHVVFVLGDQIIHQVCYMMHFMPTVMLISRLCPRGSESMVYALLAGFANFGRSLSNTLGWLLMEYVWNVQSDITVGPCDFSNVKWLLLLGHFGTPLINIPLVFLLIPAARICDVLDENGKAITKKAEDVHAPSNDSPRRREPTAN; from the coding sequence ATGACCACGTCACCGAACGCATGCCAGGACCAGCCGCCTCAACATTCCGCACCCCAAGCTCACGAAGCTGAGTGTACAACTCACAAACTCTCTGCAGAGGAAACAATGGATGCTCGTCCTGTACACCCTGACGCAAGGGCCTTGTTCCGAAAGCTGCCATGCGTGTGGAGCATTCCCGTATTCGGCACTGCTGTGGAAGCGTTCGGACCGAGATGTGTCCTCGCCCTTGGCCTCTCCGAGCTCTTCGGCAAAGGAATTGCTGACAACATCATTCGAACCACACTTTTTCCAATGTTTACCTACACCTTTGGTGCTGATGCAAAGCTTTACCAACGAATGAGTAGCTTGGTTACATTTGGTTACGCAGTGAAACCGTTTGCAGCTATGTTCAGTGACCTCTTTGCGTTATTTGGGTACACGAAGCGGTGGTACCTCGCTCTATCCTGTGTGGTGGGTTCCACCCTCGCTATTGTGTACGGTTCACTGCCCGGAGAGTTGTCGTATGTACCGGTGGCCGGAATACTGGTTTTTGTGACGTCGTTTACCAAGGCTAACCTTGATATCCTCACACAAGGGCATTACAGTCGCTTGATTCGCCGCGTCCCATTGGCGGGCCCATCGCTTGTGAGTTGGGTTTGGTGGTGCGTTCTAACTGGTTCCCTTGTTGCGTCCTCCATTGTAGGGCCACTTACCGATAAGAGGTTGCAGCGAGTGGCTGTGTTTATCTCTGCTGGGATGCAGTTGGTGCCGACGATATTCTTCATACTGAATTGGTATGGTGAACGGAGGAACCGAGAGGAACGTGCGTACGACCTGAAGATTATTCGGGAAGAGCAGCTGGAGCATGAAGCCGACGCCGTGAGGTTACAGGGGAGCGAAGCAACAAGTGGCTCACTGGACAATCCATCGGATACCGAGGAAGTGGGTGAGGGCGGCGCACGGATACTACCTTGTTGCTGTGGTGCCTTTGAAGTGAATCGAGAAGTGTTTGCTCGCAACAAGAAGGTTGTGTTTTACTGCATGCTTCTCACACTTGGCGCCATCGGTATGGTTCTCGTGACAGTCCTTGGCACAAGGTTGCAGCTGCTAATAACCAGTGTTGTGGCGTCATTTACACTCTGCGGTCTCGGTTTCGTTGCTCTTCCACTTGTGATCGCGAAGGCAAATATGTTCACATTCATCTCGAGGGTCGCGTACATCCAACTTCCTGGCGCAATCGACAATGTCTTCATGGCGACCCCCGATTGTTTCCCTGGTGGTCCTAACTTTTCATACTTTTACTACAGCACTGTGGGTAATATGATTGGAGCTATGGGTGGTGTTATTGGTGTGACGTTATTCAGATACGTATTCTCAAAGCGCAGCTATCGCCTAACATTCATCGTAACAACTTTGATTGAGATAGTTTCGAGTATCTTTGATATAATCATTGTGGAGCGATGGAACCGTCCGTATGTTAGCGATCACGTTGTATTCGTTCTTGGTGACCAAATTATACACCAGGTGTGCTACATGATGCACTTCATGCCAACTGTAATGCTCATTTCGAGGCTCTGTCCCCGTGGGTCTGAAAGTATGGTGTATGCATTACTTGCAGGATTCGCTAATTTTGGCCGTTCTCTTTCCAACACACTTGGATGGCTTTTGATGGAATACGTATGGAATGTGCAATCAGACATTACGGTGGGTCCATGCGACTTCAGTAATGTGAAGTGGCTTCTGCTTCTTGGTCACTTTGGCACTCCACTCATCAACATTCCTCTTGTGTTTTTACTGATACCTGCGGCACGTATATGTGACGTTCTTGACGAAAACGGCAAAGCTATTACAAAGAAGGCGGAGGATGTTCATGCCCCCTCTAATGATTCTCCCAGACGGCGGGAACCCACAGCCAATTAG
- a CDS encoding expression site-associated gene 10 (ESAG10) protein, putative, producing the protein MTTSPNACQDQPPQHSAPQAHEAECTTHKLSAEETMDARPVHPDARALFRKLPCVWSIPVLGTAVEAFGPKFVFALGFCELFGKGIADNIIRSSLFPMFTYTFGADAKLYQRMSSLVTFGYAVKPFAAMFSDLFALFGYTKRWYLALSCVVGSTLAIVYGSLPGELSYVPVAGILVFVTSFTKANLDILTQGHYSRLIRRVPLAGPSLVSWVWWCVLTGSLVASSIVGPLTDKRLQRVAVFISAGMQLVPTIFFILNWYGERRNREERAYDLKIIREKQLEHEADAVRLQGSEATSGSLDNPSDTEEVGEGGARILPCCCGAFEVNREVFARNKKVVFYCMLLTLGAIGMVLVTVLGTRLQLLITSVVASFTLCGLGFVALPLVIAKANMFTFISRVAYIQLPGAIDNVFMATPDCFPGGPNFSYFYYSTVGNMIGAMGGVIGVTLFRYVFSKRSYRLTFIVTTLIEIVSSIFDIIIVERWNRPYVSDHVVFVLGDQIIHQVCYMMHFMPTVMLISRLCPRGSESMVYALLAGFANFGRSLSNTLGWLLMEYVWNVQSDITVGPCDFSNVKWLLLLGHFGTPLINIPLVFLLIPAARICDVLDENGKAITKKAEDVHAPSNDSPRRREPTAN; encoded by the coding sequence ATGACCACGTCACCGAACGCATGCCAGGACCAACCGCCTCAACATTCCGCACCCCAAGCTCACGAAGCTGAGTGTACAACTCACAAACTCTCTGCAGAGGAAACAATGGATGCTCGTCCTGTACACCCTGACGCAAGGGCCTTGTTCCGAAAGCTGCCATGCGTGTGGAGCATTCCCGTACTCGGCACTGCTGTGGAAGCGTTCGGACCGAAGTTTGTTTTCGCCCTTGGTTTCTGCGAGCTCTTCGGCAAAGGAATTGCTGACAACATCATTCGATCATCACTTTTTCCAATGTTTACCTACACCTTTGGTGCTGATGCAAAGCTTTACCAACGAATGAGTAGCTTGGTTACATTTGGTTACGCAGTGAAACCGTTTGCAGCTATGTTCAGTGACCTCTTTGCGTTATTTGGGTACACGAAGCGGTGGTACCTCGCTCTATCCTGTGTGGTGGGTTCCACCCTCGCTATTGTGTACGGTTCACTGCCCGGAGAGTTGTCGTATGTACCGGTGGCCGGAATACTGGTTTTTGTGACGTCGTTTACCAAGGCTAACCTTGATATCCTCACACAAGGGCATTACAGTCGCTTGATTCGCCGCGTCCCATTGGCGGGCCCATCGCTTGTGAGTTGGGTTTGGTGGTGCGTTCTAACTGGTTCCCTTGTTGCGTCCTCCATTGTAGGGCCACTTACCGATAAGAGGTTGCAGCGAGTGGCTGTGTTTATCTCTGCTGGGATGCAGTTGGTGCCGACGATATTCTTCATACTGAATTGGTATGGTGAACGGAGGAACCGAGAGGAACGTGCGTACGACCTGAAGATTATTCGCGAAAAGCAGCTGGAGCATGAAGCCGACGCCGTGAGGTTACAGGGGAGCGAAGCAACAAGTGGCTCACTGGACAATCCATCGGATACCGAGGAAGTGGGTGAGGGCGGCGCACGGATACTACCTTGTTGCTGTGGTGCCTTTGAAGTGAATCGAGAAGTGTTTGCTCGCAACAAGAAGGTTGTGTTTTACTGCATGCTTCTCACACTTGGCGCCATCGGTATGGTTCTCGTGACAGTCCTTGGCACAAGGTTGCAGCTGCTAATAACCAGTGTTGTGGCGTCATTTACACTCTGCGGTCTCGGTTTCGTTGCTCTTCCACTTGTGATCGCGAAGGCAAATATGTTCACATTCATCTCGAGGGTCGCGTACATCCAACTTCCTGGCGCAATCGACAATGTCTTCATGGCGACCCCCGATTGTTTCCCTGGTGGTCCTAACTTTTCATACTTTTACTACAGCACTGTGGGTAATATGATTGGAGCTATGGGTGGTGTTATTGGTGTGACGTTATTCAGATACGTATTCTCAAAGCGCAGCTATCGCCTAACATTCATCGTAACAACTTTGATTGAGATAGTTTCGAGTATCTTTGATATAATCATTGTGGAGCGATGGAACCGTCCGTATGTTAGCGATCACGTTGTATTCGTTCTTGGTGACCAAATTATACACCAGGTGTGCTACATGATGCACTTCATGCCAACTGTAATGCTCATTTCGAGGCTCTGTCCCCGTGGGTCTGAAAGTATGGTGTATGCATTACTTGCAGGATTCGCTAATTTTGGCCGTTCTCTTTCCAACACACTTGGATGGCTTTTGATGGAATACGTATGGAATGTGCAATCAGACATTACGGTGGGTCCATGCGACTTCAGTAATGTGAAGTGGCTTCTGCTTCTTGGTCACTTTGGCACTCCACTCATCAACATTCCTCTTGTGTTTTTACTGATACCTGCGGCACGTATATGTGACGTTCTTGACGAAAACGGCAAAGCTATTACAAAGAAGGCGGAGGATGTTCATGCCCCCTCTAATGATTCTCCCAGACGGCGGGAACCCACAGCCAATTAG
- a CDS encoding protein transport protein sec23, putative encodes MQGHVPQQSYGGYPRQADYQGLYPTQDVKQGYVSYQDPATLMEGHNAQYGGGTAEGTYSNQYTQLQHQMNNYNYNANQTPWQQQYAPQQGIHNPANTNDTNMFAPPTAVGAAAAPHVGGAVAPTGSGASATTASHVPPPPPAAECTDENGLRWTWSTYPNHTRDGKQEAPSAAALTLPEMVIPLACMYTPLFPIDASRMVIGDPTACGQQCQNCGAFWSHHCYREEGKFWVCFSCQRRNQLPPHYRPEHPALHNDTVEYILPLEQPTTAQATRGVGFSPTFVFIIDTCIAVEELEALKCNIQRCLNWLPPQSLIGLVSFGARVSVWDLSGSSLSRCYSIRGDRAYTTAELGNMLQLNDGLPARGRFLVPLEECEFTLTTSIEGLQCHDGVTPVNKRPLRATGTAVSAAVRLLEALPEVPVKKEMSGAAPAGVAPVRKAGRVLLFTGGPCTRGPGTVVSIEKESMMRFHRDIIEGETPYYEAAFKFYNEIQLRLLDVNASLSVFAESFDQIGILEMRQAVDQTGGTFICGDTFDHQMFTISLQRYFDLCDLRPPGVESSGISSAGDIDGSAPGALVANSGFGVKLHVHTSDDTLVSGVLGPCVAAEKTSGTKAHRASISPIEIGVGGTTDWRVSTIDQGTTYTVVFDTATLNKVDGMPQQQQNRFIQFVTHFTTPLGESRIRVTSVALPIAPVTITADGVSTANPQYFSEYDTFDQTCAATVLARMTVSILEKHPSKWNDAKRWLDTVLVRFVRRYGSFTPGSPESLRLRPCFTLFPSFVFNLRRSEYFMVLNISPDESTFKRHWLMRESVDNCVLMIQPTLHSYDMETPTATAVPLDSCSLRPDNILLMDAFFNIHIMWGTVIFAWIQARYQDNPEYAHFAQLLETVENEATMLLDMRYPYPRFSRTDANGSEARHIKTRMNPTTTHHSGARGGNGVADLSDVIYTDDASIVKFMESLKQAVVTPESKK; translated from the coding sequence ATGCAAGGACACGTACCACAGCAATCCTACGGAGGTTACCCGCGGCAAGCGGATTATCAAGGGTTGTATCCTACCCAGGATGTTAAGCAGGGTTATGTGTCGTATCAGGACCCAGCTACTCTCATGGAGGGCCACAATGCTCAATACGGGGGCGGTACCGCTGAGGGTACGTATTCGAACCAGTACACACAGTTGCAGCACCAAATGAATAATTACAATTATAATGCCAACCAGACGCCGTGGCAGCAGCAATACGCACCTCAGCAAGGTATACATAACCCTGCCAACACTAATGACACCAACATGTTTGCCCCACCAACGGCAGTAggagcggctgctgctcccCATGTTGGCGGAGCGGTCGCACCGACGGGTAGTGGCGCATCCGCTACAACTGCTTCCCACgtaccgccaccaccaccagcagcGGAATGCACTGATGAGAATGGTTTGAGGTGGACTTGGAGCACATACCCAAACCATACCCGTGACGGAAAGCAGGAAGCGCCCTCTGCTGCAGCCCTTACACTTCCAGAGATGGTTATCCCCCTCGCTTGCATGTACactcctttgtttcccatcgATGCATCTCGTATGGTTATTGGCGATCCCACGGCATGTGGTCAACAATGCCAAAACTGTGGGGCGTTCTGGAGCCACCACTGCTAcagggaagaggggaagtttTGGGTGTGTTTTTCGTGCCAACGCCGTAACCAGCTGCCACCCCACTACAGACCTGAACACCCTGCACTACACAATGACACTGTGGAGTACATTTTACCACTAGAGCAACCCACAACAGCTCAGGCAACGAGAGGTGTCGGCTTTTCTCCGACGTTTGTGTTCATTATTGACACTTGCATCGCAGTCGAAGAGCTAGAGGCCCTTAAGTGTAACATCCAACGCTGCCTCAACTGGCTTCCCCCACAATCGCTCATTGGGCTCGTTTCATTTGGGGCTCGCGTATCTGTGTGGGATCTGAGCGGTTCGTCCCTGTCACGATGTTACAGCATACGGGGCGATCGAGCCTATACCACTGCGGAGCTCGGGAATATGTTGCAGCTGAATGATGGCCTCCCAGCTCGGGGTCGTTTCCTGGTACCACTGGAGGAGTGTGAATTTACACTAACAACAAGCATTGAAGGACTTCAGTGCCACGATGGAGTGACACCCGTTAATAAACGTCCTCTGAGAGCAACTGGGACGGCGGTGAGTGCCGCTGTGCGACTGCTTGAAGCCCTGCCCGAAGTCCCTGTAAAGAAGGAGATGTCGGGCGCTGCGCCAGCTGGTGTGGCACCCGTACGGAAGGCGGGTCGGGTGCTGCTCTTTACTGGAGGTCCTTGTACTCGTGGTCCGGGCACCGTCGTTAGCATTGAAAAGGAGAGCATGATGAGGTTTCATCGTGATATTATCGAGGGTGAGACACCCTACTACGAAGCTGCCTTCAAATTCTACAACGAAATACAACTACGTCTTTTAGATGTGAACGCAAGCCTTAGCGTATTTGCCGAGAGTTTTGATCAAATAGGCATACTGGAAATGCGACAGGCAGTGGACCAAACGGGTGGTACCTTCATCTGTGGTGACACATTCGACCACCAAATGTTCACTATTTCCCTTCAGCGGTATTTTGACCTCTGTGACCTTCGCCCCCCAGGCGTCGAAAGCAGTGGTATTAGCAGTGCTGGTGATATTGATGGTTCCGCCCCCGGTGCTCTAGTGGCTAACAGCGGTTTTGGTGTGAAACTCCATGTGCACACTTCTGACGACACACTCGTCTCTGGAGTTTTAGGGCCTTGTGTGGCTGCGGAAAAAACATCGGGAACGAAAGCCCACCGCGCTTCCATCTCGCCCATTGAAATTGGAGTTGGTGGGACAACAGACTGGCGTGTTAGTACGATAGACCAGGGAACCACATACACTGTGGTTTTTGACACAGCGACACTAAATAAAGTGGATGGTATgccgcaacagcagcaaaaccgTTTCATACAATTTGTGACGCATTTCACCACCCCACTCGGCGAATCCCGTATCCGCGTGACAAGTGTGGCACTTCCCATTGCCCCCGTTACAATAACAGCTGATGGAGTGAGCACGGCTAACCCGCAGTATTTTTCTGAATACGACACATTCGATCAGACATGTGCGGCCACAGTACTCGCCCGCATGACAGTAAGCATATTGGAAAAGCATCCAAGCAAGTGGAACGATGCAAAAAGATGGTTGGACACAGTGCTTGTGCGGTTTGTGCGACGCTACGGTTCGTTCACACCTGGCTCCCCGGAGTCGCTGCGACTTCGTCCCTGCTTCACCTTATTTCCTTCGTTTGTGTTTAACTTGCGTCGTTCAGAGTACTTCATGGTCCTTAATATATCACCCGATGAGTCGACCTTCAAGCGACACTGGCTAATGCGGGAATCTGTAGATAATTGTGTTTTAATGATCCAACCGACGCTGCACTCGTACGATATGgaaacaccaacagcaacagcggttCCACTTGATAGCTGCAGTCTGCGACCAGACAACATCCTCTTGATGGATGCTTTCTTCAACATTCATATTATGTGGGGAACTGTTATATTTGCTTGGATACAAGCGAGGTATCAAGATAACCCCGAATACGCCCACTTCGCACAGCTGCTTGAAACAGTAGAAAACGAGGCCACCATGCTGCTTGACATGCGTTACCCGTATCCGAGGTTCTCACGAACAGACGCTAACGGATCGGAAGCGCGGCACATCAAAACGAGGATGAAtcccacaacaacacaccacaGTGGTGCTCGTGGTGGAAACGGCGTGGCAGATTTGTCGGACGTTATATATACTGACGATGCCTCCATTGTCAAGTTTATGGAGTCCCTGAAACAAGCTGTCGTTACGCCAGAGTCGAAAAAGTAG
- a CDS encoding isocitrate dehydrogenase [NADP], mitochondrial precursor, putative has translation MFRRVACAASSVNAGALTPRFVSTTRPSFDRIKVSGTVVDMDGDEMTRIIWALIKEKLILPHVDVPIEYYDLSITSRDASNDKVTEQAAEAIQRHNVGIKCATITPDEARVKEFNLKKMWKSPNGTIRNILGGTVFREPIIVKNVPRVVPQWSEPIIVGRHAYGDQYKATESLFPPGRLELVHTPANGGSPQVLEVFNFKGEGVGLAMYNTRESVEAFAESCFEYAIMRRYPLVLSTKNTILKKYDGLFLETFQRMYDTKYREQFERLNLTYVHRLIDDQVAQMIKGNGGFVWACKNYDGDVQSDIVAQGFGSLGLMTSVLLCPDGKTIESEAAHGTVTRHYREHQKGKETSTNSVASIFAWTRGLAHRGKLDGNAPLVEFASSLERATIKTIEGGHMTKDLALCVHGAAALQRSHYETTEVFIDSVAEELARSIKG, from the coding sequence ATGTTCCGCCGTGTAGCCTGTGCAGCTTCCTCTGTGAACGCAGGTGCATTAACACCGCGCTTTGTGTCTACAACACGTCCAAGCTTTGATCGCATTAAGGTGAGTGGGACGGTTGTTGACATGGATGGTGATGAGATGACACGGATCATATGGGCACTTATAAAGGAGAAACTCATTTTACCTCATGTCGATGTTCCTATTGAGTACTACGACCTCAGTATTACGAGTAGGGACGCAAGTAATGATAAAGTTACTGAACAGGCAGCGGAGGCCATACAACGACATAACGTGGGCATTAAATGTGCGACCATAACTCCCGATGAGGCTCGTGTGAAGGAGTTTAACTTGAAAAAGATGTGGAAGAGTCCTAATGGGACAATTCGTAACATTCTTGGTGGCACGGTGTTTCGTGAGCCAATCATTGTGAAGAACGTCCCTCGCGTGGTGCCCCAGTGGAGTGAACCGATTATTGTTGGTCGTCACGCATATGGTGATCAGTACAAAGCAACGGaatctcttttcccccccgGTCGTCTGGAACTTGTGCATACACCAGCTAATGGCGGGTCGCCGCAAGTGCTGGAGGTATTCAACTTTAAGGGTGAGGGTGTCGGACTTGCCATGTACAACACACGGGAGAGTGTTGAAGCGTTTGCGGAGAGTTGTTTCGAATACGCCATCATGCGGCGCTACCCCCTCGTACTCTCTACGAAGAACACCATCCTCAAAAAGTATGACGGTTTGTTTCTTGAAACGTTCCAGCGCATGTATGACACAAAATATCGTGAACAGTTTGAGCGACTGAATCTAACTTATGTGCACCGACTCATTGACGATCAGGTAGCACAAATGATTAAGGGCAACGGTGGGTTCGTGTGGGCCTGTAAGAACTACGATGGCGACGTGCAAAGTGACATAGTCGCGCAAGGCTTTGGTTCATTGGGTCTCATGACTTCGGTGTTGTTATGTCCGGACGGTAAAACAATTGAGTCGGAAGCGGCTCATGGGACAGTAACAAGGCACTATCGCGAGcaccaaaaggggaaagaaacaagtACGAATTCTGTTGCATCAATATTCGCATGGACCCGTGGATTAGCTCATCGTGGGAAATTAGATGGGAATGCGCCACTGGTGGAGTTTGCTTCCTCCCTCGAGAGGGCAACGATCAAAACCATCGAAGGTGGGCACATGACGAAGGACCTTGCGCTTTGCGTGCACGGGGCAGCAGCACTGCAACGGTCTCACTACGAGACAACAGAAGTGTTTATTGATAGCGTGGCGGAGGAATTGGCGCGTTCAATAAAGGGGTGA